From Candidatus Hydrogenedentota bacterium, the proteins below share one genomic window:
- a CDS encoding glutamate-5-semialdehyde dehydrogenase gives MSLQHELEQIGKQARRASDILRSMPRSVKDAALCTVAEMLRASKKPLKEKNALDLAAGKEKGLSNAMLDRLELNDERIDAMAEGLEAVAALSDPVGDIVNQYVHPKGLRIARIRQPLGVVGIIYESRPNVTAEAAALCLKSGNATILRGGSESIHSNVAIANYFREGAVAAGIPEHAVQILTTTDRAAVGEMLKLDQYIDVIVPRGGKNLIARIYDESRIPVVAHLDGICHTYIHEDANPDMAKSIVLNAKLQRAGVCNAMETLLFHEAAAPLLLPGIAKSLEAGGCELRGCPRTQQLISCAAATEEDWHTEYLDKILSIKIVGSFEEAVEHINEYGSHHSDAIVTESYALAERFLEEVDSATVYVNASTRFTDGFEFGLGAEIGISTSKLHCRGPMALEGLTSLKYVIRGTGQIRE, from the coding sequence ATGAGTTTACAACATGAATTGGAACAAATAGGCAAACAGGCGCGAAGAGCATCCGATATCTTGCGCTCCATGCCCCGCTCCGTTAAAGATGCGGCACTGTGCACCGTAGCGGAAATGCTGCGTGCATCGAAGAAACCCCTCAAAGAGAAAAACGCCTTGGATCTCGCTGCAGGCAAAGAAAAGGGGCTGTCCAACGCCATGCTGGACCGCTTAGAACTTAACGATGAACGTATTGATGCCATGGCGGAAGGATTGGAAGCCGTTGCAGCGCTGTCTGACCCCGTCGGTGATATTGTCAACCAATATGTGCATCCGAAAGGGCTGAGAATCGCACGGATACGGCAACCCTTGGGCGTGGTCGGTATCATCTATGAAAGCCGTCCCAATGTTACGGCTGAGGCGGCAGCGCTCTGTCTAAAATCAGGCAATGCCACCATCCTGCGCGGTGGTTCAGAATCCATTCATTCCAACGTCGCCATTGCAAACTATTTCCGAGAAGGCGCTGTGGCCGCGGGAATCCCCGAACATGCCGTACAGATATTGACGACCACCGACCGCGCCGCGGTGGGTGAAATGTTGAAACTCGATCAATACATTGATGTTATCGTGCCCCGTGGCGGTAAAAACTTGATTGCACGCATCTACGACGAATCACGCATTCCTGTGGTGGCGCATCTTGACGGGATCTGCCATACCTACATCCATGAGGATGCCAACCCCGACATGGCAAAATCCATTGTGCTCAATGCAAAGCTTCAGCGCGCCGGTGTGTGCAACGCTATGGAGACCCTCCTTTTTCATGAAGCTGCCGCTCCCCTGCTCCTGCCGGGCATAGCGAAAAGCCTCGAGGCGGGCGGCTGCGAACTGCGCGGCTGTCCCCGTACCCAACAACTGATCTCCTGTGCAGCGGCTACTGAAGAAGACTGGCACACGGAATACCTCGACAAAATTCTTTCCATCAAAATCGTTGGCAGCTTTGAAGAGGCTGTCGAACATATTAATGAATATGGCAGCCATCATTCAGATGCCATCGTAACGGAAAGTTATGCTTTGGCAGAACGCTTTTTGGAAGAAGTGGACAGTGCCACCGTTTATGTGAATGCCTCTACCCGCTTCACCGACGGATTTGAATTCGGATTGGGCGCAGAAATTGGTATTAGTACAAGCAAACTCCATTGCCGTGGTCCCATGGCCTTGGAAGGACTCACCTCGCTGAAATATGTTATTCGCGGTACGGGACAGATTCGTGAATAG
- a CDS encoding sugar phosphate isomerase/epimerase produces MKFGICNEIFKEWNDIERTINFVKEAGYDGLEIAPFTLAQYVYDIPASTRSAIVRHAQQADLDILGIHWVFVGPEGVHLTHPDAEIRKFTTDYLIDLVRFCGDIGGKVLIFGSPRQRNVGRDVTYNQAMDYAREVFEAALPSCEEHDVTICMEQLTHWETNFCYTPEQTVELIDAIHHPNFQLLLDTKAMSFLEDDRATVIKKFGKYLRHYHANDTNFHGPGWGDVDFAPIFEALRAINYDHYVSVEVFRFEAGPESIAQRSLAYMKRFVPTA; encoded by the coding sequence TTGAAATTTGGTATTTGCAATGAAATATTTAAAGAGTGGAACGACATTGAACGGACCATTAACTTTGTTAAAGAAGCGGGCTATGACGGACTCGAGATCGCTCCCTTTACCTTGGCGCAATATGTCTACGACATTCCCGCATCTACGCGATCTGCTATTGTTCGCCATGCTCAACAGGCTGATCTCGATATCTTAGGGATTCACTGGGTCTTTGTGGGACCCGAGGGCGTACATCTCACCCACCCCGACGCTGAGATCCGAAAATTTACCACGGACTATCTCATTGACTTGGTACGCTTTTGCGGCGATATAGGCGGCAAAGTGTTAATATTCGGCTCGCCCCGTCAACGCAACGTAGGAAGGGATGTCACCTATAACCAGGCCATGGATTATGCGCGGGAAGTCTTTGAAGCGGCACTGCCCAGCTGCGAAGAGCATGACGTGACCATTTGCATGGAACAGCTCACCCACTGGGAAACGAATTTCTGCTACACCCCGGAACAGACTGTCGAACTGATTGATGCCATTCATCATCCTAATTTCCAGCTCTTGCTGGACACAAAGGCAATGTCATTCCTCGAAGACGATCGTGCAACAGTCATTAAAAAGTTTGGCAAGTATTTGCGGCATTACCATGCCAACGATACCAATTTCCATGGACCCGGCTGGGGCGATGTAGACTTTGCGCCCATCTTCGAGGCACTGCGTGCCATCAATTATGACCATTACGTATCGGTAGAGGTTTTCCGATTTGAAGCGGGACCGGAAAGCATTGCCCAACGCAGTTTGGCGTATATGAAACGTTTTGTCCCCACGGCCTGA
- a CDS encoding diguanylate cyclase yields the protein MADRILWLDEDSVTQELAEKYLKASYSLHFFSDLSDARDYLYLQDCPLVVCSSGIPCNGETSPVRRIAEASPESSILYLYTEAEENTVLDAVRDGADHVLVKPFTQDQLQFMIQILFESYHRNLKGRRDDLKFQEEAQKTSEELKRANKNLREIRTYLDNLLNSSMDSILTVNRDFYITYANKGTSLMMGYSADVLMGLPFGSFLQGGENESEQLRQQLETAPIQNYSTEMLHEDGHFIPVIISLSRVCKPSGEVVSILAIIKDITEQKELENALKEKSITDDLTGLFNQRYFYEQLLSEMERSKRQNHPLSLLLFDVDHFKQYNDTYGHLEGNAVLKSIGDMVRESTRSYVDIGCRYGGDEFTIILPETGMHHAFNIAERLRNSFATRKFDHCTLSIGLITYDSDFTAETFIRYADEMMYLAKRSGGNQICAFTEERKAEQQEG from the coding sequence GTGGCAGATCGAATATTGTGGTTGGATGAAGATTCTGTTACACAAGAATTAGCAGAAAAGTACTTAAAGGCAAGCTATTCCCTTCACTTTTTCTCCGACCTTAGTGACGCCCGCGACTATCTCTACTTACAGGACTGCCCCTTGGTGGTTTGCAGCTCCGGTATCCCCTGCAACGGTGAGACCTCACCCGTTCGTCGCATAGCCGAAGCGAGCCCGGAAAGCAGCATCTTGTATCTTTATACGGAGGCAGAAGAAAATACGGTGTTGGATGCCGTGCGCGACGGTGCCGACCACGTGCTCGTAAAACCGTTTACCCAAGATCAGCTCCAATTTATGATTCAAATACTCTTCGAATCCTATCACCGCAATCTAAAAGGACGCCGTGATGATTTGAAGTTTCAAGAAGAGGCGCAGAAGACTTCGGAAGAGTTAAAACGCGCCAACAAGAATCTGCGCGAAATTCGTACTTATTTAGATAATCTGCTGAACAGCTCCATGGACTCCATCTTAACGGTGAACCGTGATTTTTATATTACCTACGCCAACAAAGGGACCAGTCTCATGATGGGCTATAGCGCCGATGTTCTGATGGGTCTCCCTTTCGGCAGCTTTTTGCAGGGCGGCGAAAATGAATCCGAACAGCTGCGTCAGCAATTGGAAACAGCGCCAATTCAAAACTATAGCACGGAAATGCTCCATGAAGACGGGCATTTTATTCCGGTAATCATTTCTCTGTCCCGGGTATGCAAACCTTCGGGCGAGGTCGTGTCCATACTCGCCATTATCAAAGATATTACTGAGCAAAAAGAATTGGAGAATGCCCTCAAAGAAAAAAGCATTACCGATGATTTGACGGGCTTATTCAATCAGCGTTATTTTTACGAACAGCTCTTATCGGAAATGGAACGGTCTAAACGTCAAAACCATCCGCTGTCACTCCTATTATTTGATGTAGACCATTTTAAACAATATAATGACACCTATGGTCATCTTGAAGGCAATGCCGTCTTAAAATCTATTGGGGATATGGTACGCGAGTCCACCCGTAGTTATGTGGACATTGGCTGTCGATACGGCGGCGATGAGTTCACCATTATTCTTCCTGAAACGGGCATGCACCATGCCTTCAATATTGCGGAACGTTTGCGCAACTCCTTCGCAACACGAAAATTCGACCATTGCACCTTGAGCATCGGATTAATTACCTATGATTCGGACTTCACCGCGGAGACCTTCATACGTTATGCCGATGAAATGATGTATTTGGCGAAACGTTCCGGCGGCAACCAAATCTGCGCGTTCACAGAAGAACGTAAAGCAGAACAGCAGGAAGGCTGA
- a CDS encoding Gfo/Idh/MocA family oxidoreductase: MEQNSKSSCERRSFLKTAALTAAGLSILPSRAVFGFDANSKIELGIVGCGGRGNWIGRLFEKHGNAKVVAVHDYFKDRCDEAQQIFSLDEGRCHSQLDGYEALVAGSLDAVAVESPPYFHPDQSVAALDAGKHLYLAKPIAVDVPGCQAIVDAAQRNKSKLSAWVDFQTRANDSFIGAAERIHEGFIGKPVSGQFYYYCERLHQKTPARNETARLRNWSFDIALSGDIIVEQNIHVIDVANWYLQGHPLKARGVGGRKARIDIGDCWDHFIVTYTYADEVLVDFSSGQFTYGYGDLCMRLYGSEGTVDSHYGGDVVLRGKNKSWEGEKTNTIYESGAVTNIIKFCDSIRNSTPIDNTEESAHSTMTAILGRMAAYTGEEVTWEQMAASTEQLDPKLDLPADGHLEALVRG, translated from the coding sequence ATGGAACAAAATTCTAAGAGTAGCTGTGAGCGTCGAAGCTTTTTGAAGACGGCGGCATTGACCGCTGCCGGTCTTTCCATATTGCCGTCCCGAGCAGTCTTTGGATTTGATGCCAATAGTAAGATTGAATTGGGCATTGTTGGCTGCGGCGGGCGGGGCAATTGGATTGGACGCCTCTTCGAGAAACACGGCAATGCGAAAGTCGTCGCTGTCCATGATTATTTTAAAGATCGCTGCGATGAGGCACAACAAATCTTTAGTCTTGATGAGGGGCGCTGTCATAGCCAATTAGACGGCTACGAGGCTTTGGTGGCGGGATCGCTGGATGCCGTGGCCGTGGAAAGTCCGCCCTATTTTCATCCGGACCAATCGGTGGCGGCCTTGGACGCCGGCAAACATTTGTATTTGGCGAAACCCATTGCGGTCGATGTGCCGGGCTGTCAGGCGATTGTGGATGCGGCACAACGCAACAAGAGTAAACTCTCGGCCTGGGTTGATTTCCAGACCCGTGCAAACGATTCTTTCATCGGCGCCGCTGAGCGTATCCATGAGGGTTTTATCGGAAAGCCTGTATCCGGTCAATTCTATTATTATTGCGAACGGCTCCACCAGAAAACCCCCGCTCGCAATGAAACCGCCCGCCTGCGCAACTGGTCTTTCGATATAGCGCTGTCCGGCGATATTATTGTGGAGCAGAATATCCACGTCATAGACGTGGCCAACTGGTATCTGCAGGGGCATCCGCTGAAGGCACGTGGTGTGGGCGGGCGCAAGGCGCGCATCGATATCGGGGATTGTTGGGATCATTTCATCGTCACCTACACCTATGCCGATGAGGTGTTGGTAGACTTTAGTTCGGGACAATTTACCTATGGCTACGGCGATTTATGTATGCGTCTTTACGGCTCGGAAGGTACCGTCGATTCTCATTACGGCGGCGATGTCGTTCTGCGCGGCAAAAATAAATCCTGGGAAGGCGAAAAGACCAATACCATTTATGAATCCGGTGCCGTGACGAATATCATCAAATTCTGCGACAGTATCCGCAACAGCACGCCCATTGATAATACGGAAGAATCTGCGCACAGCACGATGACCGCCATCCTCGGCCGAATGGCGGCGTATACGGGCGAAGAAGTGACGTGGGAGCAGATGGCCGCTTCAACAGAGCAGCTGGATCCGAAGTTGGATCTTCCCGCCGACGGACATTTGGAAGCCCTCGTCCGCGGCTGA
- a CDS encoding TIM barrel protein has product MTSTRREFMKAGAFGAAGLLWASQLRAEAGLDIKIGACDWSFQETCKPEGLAVAKALGMDGLEISSTDEAGEVLKIADPAFQAAYKDAMAETGTTVPSIALGLMNEYPLASDERGPAWLEQTIGGAKELGSKVILVAFFGKGDLLQRKSLLGGSGNLKEDEVEVVVERLKVAAKLAADAGVILGLENTLSATQNLSILEKVQSDAVQVYYDVGNSTSGGYDIAEEIRRLDERICQIHFKDGGSFLGEGRVDMDAVEKAMKDIRYEGWVVLETAIRQNDRDGSFQKNIDFVKNMFALG; this is encoded by the coding sequence ATGACAAGTACACGACGTGAATTTATGAAAGCGGGCGCTTTTGGAGCTGCCGGTCTTTTGTGGGCGTCTCAGCTCCGTGCAGAAGCAGGCTTGGATATTAAAATCGGCGCTTGCGACTGGTCTTTTCAGGAGACCTGCAAGCCGGAAGGCTTGGCAGTGGCTAAGGCATTGGGTATGGATGGATTGGAAATATCCTCTACCGACGAGGCGGGGGAAGTGTTGAAGATTGCCGATCCCGCGTTTCAGGCCGCCTATAAAGACGCCATGGCAGAAACAGGGACGACGGTTCCTTCTATTGCATTGGGATTAATGAATGAATATCCCTTGGCAAGCGATGAACGGGGGCCTGCATGGCTGGAGCAGACCATTGGCGGGGCTAAAGAGCTGGGCTCAAAAGTCATCTTGGTTGCTTTCTTCGGCAAAGGCGATCTGTTGCAGCGCAAAAGCCTCTTAGGCGGCAGCGGTAATCTGAAAGAGGATGAGGTGGAAGTGGTTGTTGAACGGTTAAAAGTGGCCGCCAAGTTGGCAGCTGATGCGGGCGTGATTCTCGGATTAGAAAATACCTTGTCGGCGACACAAAACCTGAGCATCCTCGAAAAAGTACAAAGCGATGCGGTACAGGTCTATTATGATGTGGGCAATTCCACGAGCGGCGGCTATGACATTGCCGAAGAAATACGCAGGCTCGATGAACGTATCTGTCAGATCCATTTTAAGGATGGCGGCAGTTTCTTGGGAGAAGGCAGGGTCGACATGGACGCTGTTGAAAAGGCGATGAAAGATATCCGATACGAAGGTTGGGTCGTATTGGAGACGGCTATTCGTCAAAACGACCGCGACGGGAGTTTTCAGAAGAACATCGATTTTGTCAAGAACATGTTTGCGTTAGGATGA
- a CDS encoding MerR family transcriptional regulator, whose product MVAGEKTNKLLSISEVSELTHVKVHTLRQWEDRFPQLNPRRLPSGNRAYTEHDIKIVRRIKSMLHHDGMTTKGARIKLAQELREISKPKDFHEMRNLADQIAEEARAILDLLDETGIP is encoded by the coding sequence ATGGTTGCGGGTGAAAAAACGAACAAACTTCTCTCCATTTCTGAAGTGAGTGAATTGACCCATGTGAAAGTTCACACACTCCGCCAATGGGAAGACCGCTTTCCGCAGTTGAATCCGAGGCGGCTGCCTTCAGGCAATCGCGCCTATACGGAGCATGACATCAAAATTGTCCGCCGCATCAAAAGCATGTTGCATCATGACGGCATGACCACGAAGGGCGCGCGTATCAAGCTCGCCCAGGAGTTGCGGGAAATCAGTAAGCCCAAAGACTTCCATGAAATGCGTAATCTTGCCGACCAAATCGCTGAAGAAGCACGGGCCATTCTTGACTTGCTGGATGAGACCGGCATCCCCTAA
- a CDS encoding Gfo/Idh/MocA family oxidoreductase — translation MTISDKGNGFSRRSFLWASVAAAGTVGLHVKGHGQNPEISGFEKTESTLQEGAVWTPKSDRKIRMGIVGYGVCRFGAAFYLQDHPNVEIVAVSDLLPDRCAALAKACRCEKTYPSLEEMLKDDTIEAVFIATDAPSHAWHCIDTLRHGKHVACAVPAVFGSLEEADQLLETVKETGLTYMMFETSAYHDEAYAMRELYKAGKLGPMVYTEGEYFHYMDTPIDSFRGWRIGLPPQWYPTHSNGYYTCVTGGSFTEVSCMAYPSEMPDFQPNNNRYQNPFSTEIALFRTSEGGMARMAVSWETPGYQGEMGRVRGTKGSVTGVQYEGIEDISGIELNKPPLPPTVKAGGHGGSHGYLGDEFVNAILEERLPLVDIITALNTTVSGVVAHQSALQGGALLKIPQYSW, via the coding sequence ATGACTATTTCGGATAAAGGAAATGGATTTTCTCGGCGCTCTTTTTTGTGGGCGTCTGTAGCAGCGGCAGGGACTGTAGGGCTCCATGTCAAAGGGCATGGTCAAAATCCTGAGATTTCCGGATTTGAAAAGACGGAAAGTACCCTCCAAGAGGGAGCAGTATGGACGCCGAAATCGGATCGTAAAATTCGTATGGGTATTGTCGGCTATGGCGTTTGTCGTTTCGGCGCTGCCTTCTATTTACAGGATCATCCCAATGTGGAGATCGTCGCTGTGAGCGATTTGCTGCCCGACCGCTGCGCTGCACTGGCAAAAGCCTGCCGTTGCGAAAAGACCTATCCCTCTTTGGAAGAAATGTTAAAGGATGACACCATCGAGGCCGTGTTTATTGCCACGGACGCGCCGTCTCATGCGTGGCACTGCATCGACACCCTGCGCCACGGCAAGCATGTGGCGTGTGCCGTTCCTGCCGTGTTTGGTTCGTTGGAAGAAGCGGATCAGCTTTTGGAAACGGTAAAAGAAACGGGCTTGACCTATATGATGTTTGAGACCTCCGCCTATCACGACGAAGCCTATGCCATGCGTGAATTGTATAAGGCGGGGAAGTTGGGTCCCATGGTCTATACGGAAGGGGAATATTTCCATTATATGGATACGCCCATTGATTCATTCCGCGGCTGGCGCATTGGTCTGCCGCCCCAATGGTATCCCACCCATTCCAATGGCTACTACACGTGCGTGACCGGCGGCAGCTTCACCGAAGTTTCGTGTATGGCGTACCCCTCTGAGATGCCTGATTTCCAGCCGAACAATAATCGATACCAAAATCCCTTTTCCACTGAGATTGCTTTATTCAGAACGAGCGAAGGCGGGATGGCGCGCATGGCGGTCAGTTGGGAGACGCCGGGATACCAAGGCGAGATGGGACGTGTCCGCGGTACCAAGGGCAGCGTGACCGGTGTTCAGTATGAGGGAATCGAAGACATTTCCGGTATTGAGTTGAACAAGCCGCCCCTGCCGCCCACGGTCAAAGCGGGGGGTCATGGCGGATCTCATGGGTATTTAGGCGATGAATTCGTGAATGCCATACTCGAAGAGCGCTTGCCCCTGGTCGACATCATTACTGCATTAAATACGACCGTATCCGGCGTGGTTGCGCATCAAAGCGCGCTCCAGGGCGGTGCCTTGTTAAAGATCCCCCAATATTCGTGGTAA
- a CDS encoding sugar phosphate isomerase/epimerase: MMGDFKDTLEAWKTGAARLDAVGAKLREVGMRLSYHNHDWEFQTFEGDDRAKLEILMAETTPGNLCAELDLAWVKAGGSDPAEIMLKFKDRCPMIHAKDLVEGKRLLNRRVQFVPLGQGILDWDAIFKAGREAGVEWYIYEQDNATKDIFECAQESLDFLKKSLSV, from the coding sequence ATGATGGGCGACTTCAAAGACACTTTGGAAGCGTGGAAAACCGGTGCAGCACGGCTGGACGCTGTAGGCGCAAAATTGCGGGAAGTGGGCATGCGTCTGTCCTACCATAACCATGATTGGGAATTTCAGACCTTCGAAGGCGACGACCGCGCCAAGCTGGAAATACTCATGGCGGAGACCACACCGGGCAATCTCTGTGCGGAACTCGATTTAGCATGGGTCAAAGCAGGCGGCTCCGATCCTGCCGAAATCATGTTGAAATTCAAAGACCGCTGTCCCATGATCCATGCCAAAGACTTGGTCGAAGGGAAAAGACTGTTGAACCGTCGCGTACAGTTCGTACCCCTCGGTCAAGGCATTCTCGATTGGGACGCCATCTTTAAGGCGGGGCGTGAAGCCGGTGTCGAATGGTATATTTATGAACAGGACAACGCCACCAAAGATATTTTTGAGTGCGCCCAAGAAAGCCTCGACTTCTTGAAGAAGAGCCTGTCCGTATAA
- the hslV gene encoding ATP-dependent protease subunit HslV, which produces MSASFHATTVLCVRKNGVVAMGGDGQVTVGDTVMKSNAVKVRRLADGEVLAGFAGAVADAFTLFERFEGKLKEFNKNLQRSAVELGKEWRTDKYLRQLNALLAVSNHEMSLLISGSGEIIEPEDGILAIGSGGPYALASARALLAHTDMGASEIVEASLKITANICIYTNDHITVEIL; this is translated from the coding sequence ATGAGCGCAAGTTTTCATGCTACAACAGTCTTATGTGTCAGGAAAAACGGTGTCGTTGCCATGGGCGGCGACGGACAAGTGACGGTGGGGGATACGGTCATGAAATCCAATGCAGTGAAGGTACGTCGTCTTGCAGATGGCGAGGTTTTGGCGGGATTCGCCGGAGCCGTTGCCGACGCCTTTACGCTCTTTGAACGCTTCGAAGGGAAACTCAAAGAATTCAATAAGAACCTGCAGCGTTCCGCCGTGGAACTGGGCAAAGAGTGGCGAACCGATAAATATCTGCGCCAATTGAATGCCCTCTTGGCGGTGAGTAACCATGAAATGTCCTTGCTCATTTCGGGCAGCGGCGAGATCATCGAGCCCGAGGATGGTATTCTTGCCATTGGTTCCGGCGGTCCTTATGCCTTGGCATCGGCTCGCGCATTGCTTGCCCATACAGATATGGGCGCTTCCGAAATCGTGGAGGCATCTCTAAAAATTACGGCCAATATTTGTATCTATACGAACGACCATATTACTGTCGAGATATTATAA
- the thiE gene encoding thiamine phosphate synthase, whose translation MDLSSRIAVLDTVDLYVVITESLGAGRTSLEILDACLAAGVRMVQLREKDKDDRDVYALGKAWREATRKAGALFLVDDRLDIALAVDADGVHLGLSDLPITAARRLAPHMILGASSHNLDEALSAQQEGASYVNIGPIFPTQTKIVATGAIGPEAIAHIRPHLHVPYTCMGGIKENNVDLVLDAGAQIVAVVTAVIAAPNIGRAATALRNRIQENRRLS comes from the coding sequence ATGGATCTTTCATCGCGAATCGCAGTGCTCGATACTGTAGATTTATATGTGGTCATTACAGAATCTCTCGGCGCAGGGCGCACTTCCCTCGAAATCTTGGACGCCTGTCTCGCTGCGGGCGTGCGCATGGTACAGTTGCGCGAAAAAGATAAGGATGACCGCGATGTATACGCCTTGGGGAAGGCGTGGCGTGAAGCCACCCGCAAAGCGGGAGCCTTATTCCTCGTTGATGATCGCTTGGATATCGCCTTGGCTGTTGACGCCGACGGCGTTCATCTTGGACTGTCCGACCTGCCCATAACTGCAGCGCGCCGACTCGCTCCACACATGATCCTGGGCGCATCCAGCCATAACTTAGATGAGGCGCTGAGCGCACAACAAGAAGGCGCCTCTTACGTCAACATCGGCCCCATCTTCCCTACCCAAACCAAAATTGTCGCTACCGGCGCCATTGGTCCCGAAGCCATCGCCCATATCCGCCCCCATCTCCACGTCCCCTATACCTGCATGGGCGGTATCAAAGAGAATAATGTGGACTTGGTTCTTGACGCCGGCGCTCAAATCGTGGCAGTTGTCACTGCCGTTATTGCAGCTCCCAACATCGGTCGCGCTGCAACGGCGCTGCGTAATCGCATTCAAGAAAACAGACGCCTATCTTAG
- the thiS gene encoding sulfur carrier protein ThiS, with protein sequence MMTESITIIVNGESKTLAPETTLSMLLDDLGIDQQTTVALRNEEIVERAAFAQTKLEQGDTLELVAFVRGG encoded by the coding sequence ATGATGACCGAATCAATCACCATTATCGTGAATGGCGAGAGCAAGACTCTCGCGCCGGAAACAACTTTGAGCATGTTGTTGGATGACTTGGGCATTGACCAACAGACCACCGTCGCTCTCAGAAATGAGGAGATTGTGGAACGGGCCGCCTTTGCACAAACCAAACTTGAACAGGGCGACACTCTCGAATTGGTCGCTTTTGTACGGGGAGGCTGA